A stretch of the Flavobacterium aquiphilum genome encodes the following:
- a CDS encoding F0F1 ATP synthase subunit epsilon: MILEIVSPEAKLFSGEITSISVPGVDGRFQMLNNHAPIVSLLQKGTVDITAPKFDLNEETSSLFTKINDQNYTLEINSGTLELKDNKVIVLAD; the protein is encoded by the coding sequence ATGATTTTAGAAATTGTATCACCAGAAGCGAAATTATTTTCAGGAGAAATCACTTCTATTTCTGTTCCGGGAGTAGATGGTCGTTTTCAAATGTTGAATAACCACGCGCCAATAGTTTCATTGTTGCAAAAAGGAACAGTTGACATTACTGCTCCAAAATTTGATTTGAACGAAGAAACTTCAAGTTTGTTTACCAAAATAAACGATCAAAATTATACTTTAGAGATTAACTCCGGTACGCTTGAGTTAAAAGATAATAAAGTGATTGTTTTAGCTGACTAA
- the atpD gene encoding F0F1 ATP synthase subunit beta, whose protein sequence is MSKVIGKVAQIIGPVVDVVFNGEVELPKIYDSLEITKKDGTILVLEVQSHIGENTVRTISMDSTDGLSRGYEVVGTGNPIQMPIGADVFGRLFNVIGDAIDGLPELPKTGENGTPIHKQAPRFEDLSTSSEVLFTGIKVIDLIEPYAKGGKIGLFGGAGVGKTVLIQELINNIAKGHGGLSVFAGVGERTREGNDLLREMLESGIIKYGDDFMHSMENGGWDLSKVDLKGIRESKATFVFGQMNEPPGARARVALSGLSIAEYFRDGAGSDQGKDVLFFVDNIFRFTQAGSEVSALLGRMPSAVGYQPTLATEMGAMQERITSTNKGSITSVQAVYVPADDLTDPAPATTFAHLDATTVLSRKIAELGIYPAVDPLDSTSRILAPHIIGNEHYDCAQRVKEILQKYKQLQDIIAILGMEELSEDDKLAVARARRVQRFLSQPFHVAEQFTGLKGVLVDIKDTIKGFNMIIDGELDHLPESAFNLKGTIEEAIEAGEKMLAEA, encoded by the coding sequence ATGTCAAAAGTAATAGGAAAAGTTGCCCAAATCATTGGACCAGTAGTTGACGTAGTTTTCAACGGAGAAGTTGAACTTCCAAAAATTTATGATTCGTTAGAAATCACAAAAAAAGACGGAACTATATTGGTTCTTGAAGTACAATCTCACATTGGTGAAAATACAGTTCGTACCATTTCGATGGACTCAACAGATGGTTTGAGTAGAGGTTATGAAGTAGTTGGAACAGGAAACCCTATCCAAATGCCAATCGGAGCGGACGTTTTCGGTCGTTTGTTTAACGTAATCGGTGATGCGATTGATGGTTTGCCAGAATTGCCTAAAACAGGTGAAAACGGAACTCCAATCCACAAACAAGCACCAAGATTTGAAGATTTATCTACATCTTCTGAAGTTTTATTTACTGGTATTAAAGTAATCGATTTGATTGAGCCTTATGCAAAAGGAGGTAAAATTGGATTGTTTGGTGGTGCTGGAGTTGGTAAAACAGTATTGATTCAGGAGTTGATTAACAATATTGCAAAAGGTCACGGTGGACTTTCTGTATTCGCTGGAGTAGGAGAAAGAACTCGTGAAGGGAATGACTTACTTCGTGAGATGTTGGAGTCAGGAATTATTAAATATGGTGACGATTTCATGCACTCTATGGAAAATGGAGGATGGGATTTGTCTAAAGTAGATTTGAAAGGAATCAGAGAGTCTAAAGCTACTTTCGTTTTCGGACAAATGAATGAGCCACCAGGAGCTCGTGCACGTGTGGCACTTTCTGGATTATCTATCGCTGAGTACTTCCGTGATGGAGCTGGTTCTGACCAAGGAAAAGACGTATTGTTCTTCGTTGATAATATCTTCCGTTTTACACAAGCAGGTTCTGAGGTATCGGCTCTTTTAGGTCGTATGCCATCTGCAGTAGGTTACCAGCCAACTCTTGCTACAGAGATGGGGGCAATGCAAGAGCGTATTACATCTACAAACAAAGGATCTATTACATCTGTACAAGCGGTTTACGTACCTGCGGATGACTTAACTGACCCTGCGCCAGCAACAACGTTTGCTCACCTTGATGCTACTACAGTATTGTCTCGTAAAATTGCTGAGTTAGGTATCTATCCTGCGGTGGATCCATTGGATTCTACTTCAAGAATCTTAGCTCCTCACATTATCGGAAACGAGCACTATGACTGTGCACAAAGAGTTAAAGAGATTCTTCAAAAATACAAACAATTGCAAGATATCATCGCAATCCTTGGTATGGAGGAGTTATCAGAAGATGATAAATTAGCAGTTGCCAGAGCTAGACGTGTTCAACGTTTCTTGTCTCAACCTTTCCACGTTGCTGAGCAATTTACAGGATTAAAAGGTGTATTGGTTGATATCAAAGATACTATCAAAGGATTTAACATGATCATTGATGGTGAATTGGATCACTTGCCAGAATCAGCTTTCAACCTTAAAGGTACTATCGAAGAAGCTATCGAAGCTGGAGAGAAAATGTTGGCAGAAGCTTAA
- a CDS encoding SGNH/GDSL hydrolase family protein: MMKNFKWLLLLSLSFVACNNNDDDSAPAEIPITPGSASFTKYVALGDSFAAGYSDGALFKAGQQNSYVNILAQQFIPAGGAAITQPLMADNIGGLLLGGNVIAGARLYFNGKAPVTVPGTPTTEVTNHLTGTFNNLGIPGAKSFHLVASGYGNVAGVASGKANPYYARFSSSATATVLGDALAQAPSFFSLFIGGNDVLSYATSGGIGVNQTGNMDPSTYGSNDITDPTVFANVFTSLVTSLTANGAKGVVANLPYITALPYFTTVPYNPVALTDALAAQLNAGYAQYNGGLQLMVTNKLLTAEEAARRTIKFVAGNNAVVIVDSYLTNLTAYGVPSYRQVTKDDLVVLTARTFIGTTVGGDPLKINGVSVPLADQWVLSKDEVKEVQVATDAYNKTIESVAASKGLALADTKTALTQLSTAGVRFGNFHMTSAYVTGGAFSLDGVHPSPRGYAYIANLFVNAINAKYGATLRTVDLSQYQIQYPAVIQ; the protein is encoded by the coding sequence ATGATGAAAAATTTCAAATGGCTGCTGTTGCTTTCGTTAAGTTTTGTAGCGTGTAATAATAATGATGACGATTCGGCTCCGGCAGAAATTCCTATTACTCCGGGTTCGGCATCTTTTACAAAATATGTAGCATTAGGGGATTCCTTTGCGGCAGGATATAGTGATGGAGCTCTTTTTAAAGCGGGGCAACAAAATTCATATGTAAATATATTGGCACAACAATTTATTCCTGCTGGCGGTGCTGCAATTACTCAGCCCTTGATGGCTGATAATATTGGTGGTTTGTTGTTAGGAGGTAATGTGATTGCAGGGGCGCGTTTGTATTTTAACGGAAAAGCTCCTGTAACGGTTCCGGGAACACCAACTACTGAAGTGACTAATCATTTAACGGGGACTTTTAATAATTTAGGAATTCCTGGAGCAAAGAGTTTTCATTTGGTTGCATCCGGTTACGGAAATGTAGCTGGTGTAGCTTCTGGCAAAGCGAATCCGTATTATGCGCGTTTTTCCAGTTCGGCAACTGCTACGGTATTGGGAGATGCGCTGGCTCAGGCTCCAAGTTTCTTTTCTTTGTTTATTGGAGGGAACGATGTTTTGAGTTATGCTACTTCAGGTGGAATTGGTGTAAATCAAACAGGAAACATGGATCCTTCGACTTATGGTTCAAACGATATCACCGATCCTACTGTTTTTGCAAATGTGTTTACATCTTTGGTGACCAGTTTAACTGCGAATGGAGCTAAAGGAGTGGTTGCCAATTTGCCTTATATAACCGCGTTGCCATATTTTACGACTGTGCCTTATAATCCTGTAGCTTTGACAGATGCTCTGGCTGCTCAATTGAATGCGGGCTATGCGCAATATAACGGTGGATTGCAACTTATGGTTACCAATAAGTTGTTAACGGCTGAAGAAGCGGCACGAAGAACGATTAAATTTGTTGCCGGAAATAATGCGGTAGTTATTGTTGATAGTTATTTGACTAATTTGACCGCTTACGGTGTTCCGTCTTATAGACAAGTTACCAAAGATGATTTAGTTGTGTTAACTGCAAGAACTTTTATTGGGACGACTGTTGGTGGAGATCCTTTAAAAATAAATGGGGTTTCGGTGCCTTTGGCGGATCAGTGGGTGCTTTCGAAAGATGAAGTTAAAGAAGTTCAGGTTGCGACTGATGCTTATAATAAAACGATAGAGTCAGTTGCGGCGTCTAAAGGATTGGCTTTGGCTGATACCAAAACAGCGCTGACTCAATTATCGACTGCGGGTGTTCGTTTTGGAAATTTTCATATGACATCTGCGTATGTAACTGGAGGGGCATTCTCATTAGATGGTGTTCATCCGAGTCCTAGAGGCTATGCTTATATTGCGAATCTTTTTGTAAATGCGATAAATGCTAAATATGGCGCGACTTTGAGAACAGTTGATTTGTCGCAATATCAAATTCAGTATCCTGCCGTCATACAATAA
- a CDS encoding TonB-dependent receptor, with amino-acid sequence MRLCLFFFTLFFCSISFAQNSIKGVVTDENNQPIPGVNITISGTKEGTTTGFDGTFTLISSKTPPFSLEISAIGHLPINVNVESVSQKILVKLKAEETKLNEIVVSASRAPEKVLQSPVTIERMGIQQVKSTTAPTFYDGLENLKEVQFNTSSISFKTVNTRGFAAVGNTRFMQLVDGMDNSSPALNFVLGNLIGLSDLDVASVELLPGASSALYGANAFNGILFMNSKNPFTHQGISSYVKYGQTSQDVAGTNDYFDMGIRMATAFDKHFAVKANFNYMKATEWIADDRRSMTGGANSHDGNQNYDGLNIYGDEVTTFINNVGQVSRTGYREKDLNDNKVNSVKADFSLHIRPWANDTEIILQYKLGLGNTIYQGANRYALNDFFMSQTKVEVKGKNFFVRAYRSSEDAGNSYDMRFAGWNVQRMAKSDTNWFTDYATSFQLSSAVLGLNANQAANYARTFADTNVSPGLNLVPNTDPNNPSAPRNPRFEPGSPEFINALNTVKNNPDFTEGAKFTDQSKIYHSDVNYNFRDLIKFAEIQVGGSARQYEMNSNGSIFTDYDGPIRYNEYGVYAQGSKLFLEDRLKLVASIRYDKSQNFDGNVSPRVSFVYSAGAQKNHNFRASYQTGFRNPTTQDQYIGLDLGPFALIGSAPENLVRFSETLKVSSAGVAAGSSATVAMDGRNAYNNSYTLSSVQAFAAALAANPSNVAGAAALLQSANVQLVRPEEVKAYELGYRTVINNDLSIDLNGYFNQYNHFLNTSRVAGVYYGDVNASLNLSDPLSPVYALTRSDRRVYQVYSNTNADVSSLGFGAGLSKKVYKDFELGVNYNYSQLNFNQSDDPGFVTGFNTPKHRVKASLGNAKLFKNFGFSTNVRWNSEYLWQSSFADGMVPSTTVFDAQINYAVPAYKMLFKLGGTNIGGKDYIQVIGAGYIGQQWFASVTINP; translated from the coding sequence ATGAGATTATGTTTGTTCTTTTTTACATTGTTTTTTTGCAGCATTTCTTTTGCGCAAAATTCTATCAAAGGCGTTGTTACCGATGAAAATAATCAGCCTATTCCGGGAGTCAATATTACTATTTCGGGGACTAAGGAAGGAACTACAACTGGTTTTGACGGGACATTTACATTGATAAGTTCGAAAACTCCCCCATTTTCGCTAGAAATTTCTGCAATTGGGCATCTTCCGATTAATGTAAACGTTGAATCGGTATCACAAAAAATCCTTGTTAAACTTAAAGCTGAAGAAACTAAACTTAACGAAATTGTGGTTTCTGCTTCAAGAGCACCCGAAAAAGTGCTTCAGTCTCCTGTTACAATTGAGCGAATGGGAATCCAGCAGGTTAAAAGCACTACTGCACCCACTTTTTATGATGGTTTGGAAAATCTAAAAGAAGTTCAGTTTAATACCAGTAGTATTTCATTCAAAACTGTAAATACAAGAGGATTTGCGGCTGTTGGAAATACTCGTTTTATGCAGTTGGTTGATGGTATGGATAATTCTTCCCCGGCATTGAACTTTGTGCTGGGAAATCTAATTGGTCTTTCAGATCTTGATGTGGCCAGTGTTGAGCTTTTGCCAGGAGCTTCTTCAGCTTTGTATGGGGCGAATGCTTTCAATGGTATTTTGTTTATGAACAGTAAAAATCCTTTTACGCATCAGGGAATTAGTTCTTATGTGAAATATGGACAAACCTCTCAAGATGTTGCTGGAACCAACGATTATTTTGATATGGGAATCAGAATGGCTACTGCTTTTGATAAACATTTTGCGGTAAAAGCCAACTTTAATTACATGAAAGCTACCGAATGGATTGCTGATGATAGAAGAAGTATGACCGGAGGTGCTAATAGTCACGATGGAAATCAAAATTATGACGGGTTAAATATTTATGGAGACGAAGTGACTACTTTTATAAATAATGTTGGACAGGTGAGCAGAACGGGTTACCGTGAAAAAGATTTGAATGACAATAAGGTAAATAGTGTCAAAGCTGATTTCTCTTTGCACATTCGACCATGGGCTAATGATACTGAAATTATTCTTCAATACAAATTAGGTTTGGGAAATACTATTTACCAGGGAGCTAATAGATATGCTTTGAATGATTTCTTTATGAGTCAGACTAAAGTTGAAGTTAAAGGGAAGAACTTTTTTGTAAGAGCCTATCGTTCATCAGAAGATGCTGGTAATTCTTATGATATGCGTTTTGCGGGTTGGAATGTGCAAAGAATGGCTAAATCAGATACCAACTGGTTTACGGATTATGCTACTTCGTTTCAATTGTCATCGGCGGTTTTGGGACTCAATGCCAATCAGGCGGCAAATTATGCACGAACTTTTGCTGACACGAATGTTTCTCCCGGTTTAAATTTGGTTCCAAATACTGATCCAAACAATCCTTCGGCTCCAAGAAATCCGAGATTTGAACCGGGTAGTCCGGAGTTTATCAATGCTTTGAATACCGTTAAAAATAATCCTGATTTTACAGAAGGGGCGAAATTTACTGATCAGTCAAAAATATATCATTCAGATGTTAATTATAATTTTAGGGATTTAATCAAATTTGCCGAAATTCAGGTTGGTGGTTCTGCACGTCAATATGAAATGAATTCCAATGGTTCGATCTTTACGGATTATGATGGGCCAATCCGTTACAATGAATATGGAGTTTATGCGCAAGGATCTAAATTGTTTTTGGAAGATCGTTTGAAATTAGTTGCTTCCATTCGCTATGATAAAAGCCAGAATTTTGACGGAAACGTATCTCCAAGAGTTTCTTTTGTTTATTCAGCCGGGGCTCAAAAAAATCATAATTTCAGAGCTTCATATCAAACAGGTTTTAGAAATCCTACCACACAAGATCAGTACATCGGATTGGATTTAGGGCCGTTTGCTTTAATTGGTTCTGCTCCTGAAAATCTAGTTCGTTTTTCCGAAACTTTAAAAGTGAGTTCAGCGGGAGTTGCTGCTGGTTCAAGTGCTACGGTAGCTATGGATGGACGAAATGCTTACAATAATTCTTATACGCTGTCTTCTGTTCAGGCGTTTGCAGCTGCTTTGGCTGCTAATCCTTCTAATGTTGCCGGTGCGGCTGCCTTGTTGCAATCTGCAAATGTTCAGTTAGTTCGTCCAGAAGAAGTGAAAGCATATGAGTTAGGATATCGTACTGTTATTAATAATGATTTATCGATTGATTTGAATGGTTATTTTAATCAATACAATCATTTCTTGAATACTTCCAGAGTTGCCGGTGTTTATTATGGAGATGTAAATGCATCTCTTAATTTGTCGGATCCTTTAAGTCCGGTTTATGCTTTGACCAGAAGTGATAGAAGAGTTTATCAGGTGTACTCGAATACTAATGCTGATGTTTCGTCTTTAGGATTTGGTGCCGGCTTATCTAAAAAAGTGTATAAAGATTTTGAATTGGGTGTAAACTATAATTATTCCCAATTAAACTTTAATCAATCTGATGATCCGGGATTTGTGACAGGATTCAATACTCCAAAACATAGGGTGAAAGCTTCTTTGGGTAATGCAAAATTGTTTAAAAATTTTGGTTTTAGTACAAATGTAAGATGGAACTCAGAGTATTTGTGGCAATCTTCTTTTGCAGACGGAATGGTTCCTTCGACAACCGTGTTTGATGCGCAAATTAATTATGCTGTTCCGGCTTATAAAATGTTGTTCAAATTAGGGGGAACCAATATTGGAGGTAAAGATTATATCCAGGTAATTGGAGCGGGTTATATCGGGCAACAATGGTTTGCTTCAGTGACAATTAATCCATAA
- the glmS gene encoding glutamine--fructose-6-phosphate transaminase (isomerizing) codes for MCGIVGYIGHREAYPIVIKGLKRLEYRGYDSAGVMLYDGESLKLSKTKGKVSDLEARVQKEITTNGTIGMGHTRWATHGVPNDVNSHPHVSNSGDLVIIHNGIIENYAPLKQELMKRGYTFTSDTDSEVLINLIEEVQKSENLKLGKAVQVALNQVVGAYAIAVFDKKTPNEIVAARLGSPLAIGIGEGEYFIASDASPFIEYTTNAVYLEDGEMANVRLHKPMKVRKIKDDSIVDPYIQQLQMNLEQIEKGGYDHFMLKEIYEQPSVIKDTYRGRLHANEGIIQMAGIEDNLEKFLNAERIIIVACGTSWHAGLVAEYIIEEFTRVPVEVEYASEFRYRNPIINSKDVVIAISQSGETADTMAAIKLAKENGAFVFGVCNVVGSSISRESHAGAYTHAGPEIGVASTKAFTTQITVLTMLALRLAKAKGTMNQTDYHTYLQELEIIPDKVKEALETNAKAEEIAAVFKDSPNCLYLGRGYNFPVALEGALKLKEISYIHAEGYPAAEMKHGPIALIDEMMPVIIIAPKQGHYDKIVSNIQEIKSRSGKIIAVVTKGDVQVRELADYVIEIPETSDALSPLITTIPLQLLSYHIAVMRGCNVDQPRNLAKSVTVE; via the coding sequence ATGTGCGGAATTGTTGGATATATAGGTCACAGAGAAGCGTACCCTATAGTAATTAAAGGATTAAAAAGGCTTGAGTATCGCGGATATGATAGTGCCGGTGTTATGTTATATGACGGCGAATCATTAAAATTATCCAAGACTAAAGGTAAAGTTTCAGATCTTGAAGCGAGAGTACAAAAAGAAATTACAACAAACGGAACTATTGGAATGGGACATACTCGTTGGGCTACCCACGGTGTTCCAAATGATGTCAATTCGCATCCCCATGTGTCCAACTCGGGTGATCTAGTAATCATTCATAACGGAATCATCGAGAATTATGCTCCTTTGAAGCAAGAGTTGATGAAAAGAGGATATACTTTTACATCAGACACGGATTCTGAGGTTTTGATTAATCTTATTGAGGAAGTTCAAAAAAGCGAGAATTTAAAATTAGGAAAGGCAGTACAGGTAGCTTTAAACCAAGTAGTGGGAGCTTATGCTATTGCGGTTTTTGATAAAAAGACCCCAAATGAAATCGTTGCGGCGAGATTAGGTAGTCCGTTAGCTATTGGAATTGGAGAAGGTGAATATTTCATTGCATCTGATGCATCGCCGTTTATTGAATATACTACCAATGCAGTGTATCTTGAAGATGGTGAAATGGCAAATGTAAGGTTGCACAAACCGATGAAAGTCCGCAAAATTAAAGATGATTCTATTGTTGATCCTTATATTCAACAACTTCAAATGAATTTGGAGCAAATTGAAAAAGGAGGTTATGATCACTTTATGTTGAAAGAAATCTATGAGCAACCAAGTGTTATCAAAGATACTTATAGAGGAAGGTTACATGCCAATGAAGGTATTATCCAAATGGCTGGAATCGAAGATAATCTCGAGAAATTTTTGAATGCAGAGCGCATCATTATTGTGGCTTGCGGTACATCTTGGCACGCTGGTTTGGTAGCTGAATATATCATTGAAGAATTTACCAGAGTACCTGTTGAAGTTGAATATGCATCTGAATTCAGATATAGAAATCCAATCATCAACAGTAAAGATGTTGTGATTGCTATTTCACAATCAGGTGAAACTGCCGATACTATGGCAGCTATAAAATTGGCCAAAGAAAACGGGGCATTTGTCTTTGGTGTATGTAATGTAGTTGGTTCTTCAATTTCAAGAGAATCACACGCTGGTGCTTATACGCATGCTGGTCCGGAAATTGGGGTTGCTTCAACAAAAGCATTTACAACTCAAATTACGGTATTGACTATGTTGGCATTGCGTTTGGCCAAAGCAAAAGGAACAATGAACCAAACAGATTATCATACTTATTTGCAAGAATTAGAAATTATTCCTGATAAAGTAAAAGAAGCTTTGGAAACTAATGCTAAAGCTGAAGAGATAGCGGCTGTTTTTAAAGATTCCCCTAACTGTCTATATTTAGGGCGTGGATACAATTTTCCTGTTGCGCTTGAAGGGGCTTTGAAGCTAAAAGAGATTTCTTATATTCATGCTGAAGGTTATCCTGCTGCAGAAATGAAGCATGGTCCTATTGCGTTGATTGATGAAATGATGCCTGTTATTATTATTGCTCCTAAACAAGGACACTATGATAAAATTGTGAGTAACATTCAGGAAATTAAATCCAGAAGCGGAAAAATTATTGCGGTTGTGACAAAAGGAGATGTGCAGGTTCGTGAATTGGCTGACTATGTTATCGAAATTCCTGAAACATCAGATGCATTGTCGCCGTTGATTACGACCATACCTTTACAACTTTTATCATATCATATTGCTGTGATGAGAGGATGTAATGTTGATCAGCCGAGAAATTTGGCAAAATCTGTTACTGTCGAATAA
- a CDS encoding DUF4270 domain-containing protein — MLKNSFFKTIPFLLFIVLLNSCDKELNVVGEDLIGDNNFDIQKSEFDVVAYNQKLGPIQSNNLETNALGVYNNPSFGTTNANFVTQLTLASEGITFDASATIKSVVLSVPYFVDKTKTVTDASTGASTYVLDSIYGPDKAKMKLSVYESGYYMRDLDPESQFTQSQKYYTNQLSDFDQLKVGSPLNDASNTAENSQFFFDPVEHVVVTTTDGKETTTRSAPAMQLNLNAAFFTNKILKAPTTALSKNELFKDYFRGLFFKIEENGSGPGNLAMINFRAGKITITYTETISGVATEKTFVLNLTGNTVSLLNQSNTNPNYTSATDPANINKVNGDANLYLKGGEGSMSVLKLFSKTDNHGFELNEGPNGVPDELDDMRRNKYLVNQADLTFHLNSNAMGESYVPQRIYLYDFKNNQILVDYRETSTVSSNAKNNKYVFGGILLKRTDGSYDYKFRITNHIRNLVKYKDSTNVDLGLVVTEDINKSSFYTLRDKTGFPLKAPMASVMNPLGTIIFGNNIPISDPNYDKRLKFEIYYTKPN; from the coding sequence ATGCTTAAAAATTCTTTTTTTAAAACAATTCCCTTTCTTTTATTTATTGTTCTCCTTAATTCGTGTGATAAAGAATTAAACGTCGTTGGTGAAGACCTTATAGGTGACAATAATTTTGATATACAAAAAAGTGAATTTGATGTTGTTGCTTATAACCAAAAATTAGGTCCAATACAATCCAATAATTTAGAGACTAATGCTTTAGGAGTTTATAATAATCCTTCTTTTGGTACGACAAATGCTAATTTTGTAACTCAACTTACTTTAGCGAGTGAAGGAATTACTTTTGATGCTAGTGCTACAATAAAAAGTGTTGTTTTATCTGTGCCATATTTTGTTGATAAGACAAAAACGGTTACTGATGCTTCTACCGGTGCTAGTACTTATGTTTTGGATTCTATTTATGGCCCTGATAAGGCTAAAATGAAACTAAGCGTTTATGAATCTGGTTATTATATGAGAGATTTGGATCCTGAAAGTCAGTTTACACAGTCTCAAAAATATTATACGAACCAGCTTTCAGATTTTGATCAGCTTAAAGTAGGTTCGCCTTTAAACGATGCTTCAAACACTGCCGAAAATTCACAGTTCTTTTTTGATCCTGTTGAACATGTTGTAGTTACAACTACTGATGGTAAGGAGACAACAACTAGAAGTGCTCCAGCAATGCAATTGAATTTGAATGCTGCTTTTTTTACGAATAAAATATTAAAAGCTCCAACTACTGCTTTGTCGAAAAATGAATTGTTTAAAGACTATTTTAGGGGATTGTTTTTTAAGATTGAAGAAAATGGGTCTGGACCTGGAAATTTGGCAATGATTAATTTTAGAGCCGGGAAAATAACTATTACTTATACTGAGACGATTAGTGGGGTAGCTACTGAAAAAACATTCGTATTGAATTTGACAGGTAATACCGTTAGCTTGTTAAATCAAAGCAATACAAATCCTAATTATACCAGCGCAACTGATCCTGCTAATATCAATAAAGTTAATGGCGATGCTAATTTGTATCTCAAAGGTGGAGAGGGTTCGATGTCTGTTTTGAAATTATTTAGTAAGACAGATAATCACGGGTTTGAATTGAATGAGGGGCCTAATGGAGTTCCGGATGAATTGGATGACATGAGAAGAAACAAATACCTTGTTAATCAAGCGGATTTGACATTTCATTTGAATTCGAACGCAATGGGAGAAAGTTATGTACCGCAAAGAATTTATTTGTATGATTTTAAAAATAACCAAATTTTGGTTGATTATAGGGAGACTTCAACAGTTTCTTCAAATGCCAAAAACAATAAATATGTTTTTGGCGGGATCCTTTTAAAAAGAACGGATGGTAGTTATGATTATAAATTTAGAATTACAAACCATATCCGAAATCTTGTAAAATACAAAGATTCGACTAACGTGGACTTAGGGTTGGTTGTTACCGAAGATATTAATAAATCAAGTTTTTATACCTTAAGAGATAAAACAGGTTTTCCATTGAAAGCGCCAATGGCTTCTGTAATGAATCCTTTAGGGACAATCATTTTTGGGAATAATATCCCAATAAGTGATCCGAATTATGATAAAAGACTTAAGTTCGAGATTTATTATACCAAACCCAATTAG
- a CDS encoding glycogen/starch synthase — protein sequence MKDKRILYVSSEVVPYLAENEVSLMSYDVPKMINDQGGQIRIFMPRYGNINERRHQLHEVIRLSGMNLVVNDLDMPLIIKVASIPKERIQVYFIDNEEYFKRKATFADEEGVMYPDNDERAIFFAKGVVETVKKLNWVPDIIHVHGWMAAMLPVYMKHFYKNEALFSDTKIVTSVYSQSFDGTLDIEMINKVRFDGIPDEAISELEVPNYENIIKTTVRNSDAVIIASEGVSPSLTKFIESCNKPFLPLKHKDEFSVAYTEFYKNMLL from the coding sequence ATGAAAGATAAGAGGATATTATACGTATCATCTGAAGTCGTGCCTTATCTAGCTGAAAATGAGGTTTCTTTAATGTCTTATGACGTACCAAAAATGATTAATGATCAAGGAGGGCAAATTAGAATTTTTATGCCAAGGTATGGAAATATTAACGAGAGAAGACATCAATTACATGAAGTGATTCGGTTGTCTGGAATGAATTTGGTGGTGAATGATTTAGATATGCCATTAATTATTAAAGTGGCTTCGATTCCAAAAGAGAGAATTCAGGTTTATTTTATCGATAATGAAGAATATTTTAAAAGAAAAGCAACTTTTGCCGATGAAGAAGGGGTGATGTACCCGGATAATGACGAGCGTGCTATCTTTTTTGCCAAAGGTGTTGTGGAGACCGTGAAAAAACTAAATTGGGTTCCCGATATTATTCACGTTCATGGTTGGATGGCAGCGATGTTGCCTGTTTACATGAAACATTTCTATAAAAACGAAGCATTATTTTCGGATACAAAAATCGTTACTTCTGTCTACAGTCAATCTTTTGATGGGACTTTGGATATTGAAATGATCAATAAAGTACGATTTGACGGTATTCCAGATGAAGCAATTTCTGAATTGGAAGTACCTAATTATGAAAACATTATAAAAACTACTGTTCGTAATTCTGATGCTGTTATTATTGCTTCAGAAGGGGTTTCTCCAAGTTTAACAAAATTTATAGAGTCTTGCAACAAACCTTTTCTACCTTTGAAACATAAAGATGAATTTTCGGTCGCTTATACCGAGTTCTATAAAAATATGTTGTTATAA